Within Caulobacter segnis, the genomic segment CCGCTGGTTGCCAACGCGCTGCTTTCGTTGTGCGCTCGAGCCGCTGAATCGTCGTGTATACGGCAAGTCCGCCAATACAGACGACGGGCACCATAAGTATTACGTCACGGACTGTGGCACCGATGCTTCTGGGTCTTCCCGACCCGTAGTTGTCGCGGCCCATCAGTCCCTCCACCGGCCTGCGTGGCCCGACCCTGCGGCATGCCGCATATACCAGCTTGTGATCGGCCACAGCGACCTTTCTGCTACCGCCTTAAGGCCAGGAAGGCCTCAAAGCCTTGACGCGGTCTTTTCCCGCCTCGTGACGATGGCCGCGGCGATAGCGGTTGACGAGGCGATTCCAGCCTGTGGAGTGAAGTAGACTTCCGGGAAGCCGTTTAGCGGACATACCGAACTGCCGTGAAGGGTCGAAAGCCGTCGTTTGAGCCGCTAGCCATGGGTTATGGCCAATCTATGATGCCCTATGCGCCAGCTTTTCTCGTTCAAGCCAACGTCGATGATCGCCGCCTTGCTCCTGGCCGCTTGCGCCGTTCCCGCTCGGCATGATGCGGGGCCGCGTGAGACATGGGGCTTTGCAGCAGCAAGCGAAGCGTGGCCGGCCAAACTCATCTATGGGCTCGACAACACTGACGTGGTCTCTCTCGGCTTCACCTGCCATGCCGGGTCAGGCCGTGCTCAGATCGTTGTCTTCGTTTCGGAGGAGGAAGAGACCTGGCCGGAAAGACTGGAACTGCACAGCGGCAAAGCCCGGCAGACATTTGATCTTATCCCGCCGGTCCAAGCGGATCTTCCAGTGCTCAACGCGGATATTGATCCCGCTTCACCCCTGGCCGCCGCATTCGCTCAGACAGGCCAGCTAGAGAGCACGATGGGCGGCGTCAGGCGGAGCCTCGGGGCTGCTGACAATGGCGAGCGCCGCGCGGTATCGGACTTTTGGCGCAGTTGCGTCGGCGATCGTTCCTCAAAGCCAAACCGCTAACTGGGATACTGCCGGCGTCCTTGGGTTCGATCTGGACCCCGGCTTTCGCCGGGTGTTTTGGGCGAGCACGGGGATTGAGCGTGCTGAATGATCCGTGTTCGCGAGATCGCAGTCAGCGAAATCAATCGCTTATCGATTTTAGACGCCTCTGAATGATCCGCGTTCAAAACCGCCCCCATACTGATCGCTGTCCCCGTCGCAAGGGGAGGGCGCTTGGATCCGGCCCAAAGCGGCGGCGGGGACAGGCTGAGCGGGGCCGCGTGGTCTCGAAGCGGTCCGGACCGGGGTCTGTTCGTTGGATAGATCCGGGATCCCGGGAAGGACCGCAGAGAGGCGAGCGCGGAGCGACAGGGCGGTGATCGATCCAAAGCCGCCTATCGTGGATCGTCGGGACCGATACGGAAAAGCCGTTCGGTTCGGTCCGCGCCCGTCCGGGGGCTATGGGGTCCCGAGCTCAAAACGCTCACGCCCCCCCATCCTCACGGGCAAGAACAGCCTGGCGGAGCGGACGTCCGAGCCGAAACGCAAACAAACACTCACGGTCTCCGGGTTCGCCCGGCCGCTCCGTCGCCTCCCCACACCTTCAGCGGCTGCCCGCGTGAAGCGGGAAAGCCGTGACCTCACCACGCCAGCGCCGCTTCGCCCCGCAGGATCGCTTCGGCCTCGGCCGAATGTTTGCCGCCCTCGCGGTCGTGCAGGACCAAGGGCGGCAGCAGGACCAGCGGGGCCTTGCCGGTCTTGATCGCCCGGACGATCACCCGCTTGGCCGGGGCGTCGGCGAACGGCGCGACCGGGCGGATGCGGAACGAGCCGGCCTTGGGCGACAGCAGTTGGAGGATATCGGCCAGGCGGTCGGCGCGGTGGATCAGGGTGATCGTCCCGCCCTCGCGCACCGCCTTCAGGCAGAAGCCCGTCCAGGCCGTCAGGCCGCCATCGGCCATCCAGGCGCCGCTCTTGGCCGGGGCGGGGGCGCGCAGGGTCGCCGGGTCGTCGAAGAACGGGGGATTGGCCATCACCGCGTCGAAGCAAGGCAGGTCCAGGGCGCGGAAGCCGGCCTCGACATCGCCCTGGACGACGGCGACTCGCTCGGCCAGACCGTTCAGCGCCGCATTGTCGGCGGCGAGGGCGGCGGCGACGGAATCACGCTCCACGCCCTGGAAGATCGCGCCGGGCCGGCGAGTCGCCGCCGCCAGCAGGGCGCCGCCCACACCGCATCCGGGTTCGAGGACGCGCTGGCCGGGCAGGGCGTCGCAAGCGGCCGCCAGCAGCGCCGCGTCCATGCCGGCCCTGTATCCGTCGGGCTTCTGGCGCAGCCGCACCCGGCCGCCCAGAACCCGGTCCTCCGTCACCTGCTGATCGTCCAACGCTTTCAGGCCTTGTGCTCTCCTTGACCCTGACCTATCCCGCCACCATTGTCCCTCGCAACGGTTCGTGCGGGGAACGCCGCTAGGAGACGATGGTTTTGGACGCAGCGACAGCGACCCTCCCCCGGACGTCGGGCTCGGTGGATCGTCTCGTGCGCCTCGCCGAGGCCGACATGAAGGGCGTCAACGCCCTGATCACCGATCGCATGCAGAGCGACGTGCCGATCATCCCGGCCCTGGCCGAGCACCTGATCGCCGCCGGCGGCAAGCGCCTGCGGCCGCTGCTGACCGTGGCCGCCGCCCGCCTGGCGGCTTCGGATGGGGCCGGCTCGGAGAACGACCACTGCCTGAAGCTGGCCGCGGCCGTCGAGTTCATCCACACCGCCACCCTGCTGCACGACGACGTGGTGGACGGCAGCCAGCTGCGTCGCGGCAAGGTCGCCGCGCACCTGATCTGGGGCGCGGCCCAGAGCGTGCTGGTCGGCGACTTCCTGTTCGCCCGGGCCTTCGAGCTGATGGTCGAGACCAACTCGATGAAGGCGCTGGAGATCCTGGCCCGCGCCAGCCGTGTCATCGCCGAGGGCGAGGTGCTGCAGCTGATGCGCAGCCACGACCTGAACCTGTCGCAGGCCGTCTATCTGGAGATCATCCAGGCCAAGACCGCCGAGCTGTTCGCCGCCGCCTCCGAGGCTGGCGCGGTCTCGGCCGGGGTCGACGCGGCCAAGGCGCAGGCGCTGAAGGCCTACGGCCTGAACCTGGGCCTGGCCTTCCAGCTGGTCGACGACGCCCTGGACTACGGCGGCACGACCGAGGCCCTGGGCAAGAACGCCGGCGACGACTTCCGCGAAGGCAAGGCGACCCTGCCGCTGCTGCTGGCCATCGCCCGCTCCGGTCCCCGCGAGGCCGAATTCTGGGAACGCGCCATCGGCCGCCGCGAGCAGACCGAGGCCGATTTCCGTCGGGCCCGCGAGCTGATCGTCGGCACGGGCGCCCTGGACGCCACCCTGGACCTGGCCGCCGACTATGCCGACAAGGCCAAGGCGGCGCTGGCGATCTTCCCGGCCAACGACTGGCGCGGGGCTCTGGAAGACCTGGCCGACTTCGCCGTCAGCCGCAGGACCTGAGCGGGTGACGCGCGGCCTGCGGTGAATTCGGCGTAATCCGGGCCTGGCGATCTTCACAGCGGGGCCGGACGGAACCACGTACGGGGCGCTGGCCTTTTAAGGCCTTCGAGAGGGCGACGACGTGATCCGTTTCATTCTGAACGTTCTGTGGTTCATCTGCGGCGGCCTGGTCACCGGCCTGGGCTGGCTGCTGGCCGGCGTGCTGCTGGCCATCACCATCGTGGGCCTGCCCTATGCCGGCGCGGCCTTTCGCATCGCCGGCTTCGCCTTCTGGCCCTTCGGCAAGGAGATCGTTCATCGCGAGATCCTGGGCCGTTCCGACATCGGCACGGGACCGCTGGGGACCGTGCTGAACGTGATCTGGTTCATTCTGGCCGGCTGGTGGCTGGCCCTGGGCCACGTGATCGTCGCGGTCGCGGAAGCCATCTCGATCATCGGCATCCCATTCGCGATCAAGGACCTGCAACTGGCCTACATCGCCCTGGCCCCGATCGGCCGGGACGTGGTCCGGCGCTAGAAGCCGGTGAACAGGCGGTCCAGCGCGCGCCGGATGGCGTCTTCTTGCTGGGCCAAGCTGCCGGCGCGACGGCGTAGAATCGTGGCCGAGACGCTGAAAAGTTCGCTGACAACCAA encodes:
- a CDS encoding tRNA1(Val) (adenine(37)-N6)-methyltransferase gives rise to the protein MDDQQVTEDRVLGGRVRLRQKPDGYRAGMDAALLAAACDALPGQRVLEPGCGVGGALLAAATRRPGAIFQGVERDSVAAALAADNAALNGLAERVAVVQGDVEAGFRALDLPCFDAVMANPPFFDDPATLRAPAPAKSGAWMADGGLTAWTGFCLKAVREGGTITLIHRADRLADILQLLSPKAGSFRIRPVAPFADAPAKRVIVRAIKTGKAPLVLLPPLVLHDREGGKHSAEAEAILRGEAALAW
- a CDS encoding polyprenyl synthetase family protein — translated: MDAATATLPRTSGSVDRLVRLAEADMKGVNALITDRMQSDVPIIPALAEHLIAAGGKRLRPLLTVAAARLAASDGAGSENDHCLKLAAAVEFIHTATLLHDDVVDGSQLRRGKVAAHLIWGAAQSVLVGDFLFARAFELMVETNSMKALEILARASRVIAEGEVLQLMRSHDLNLSQAVYLEIIQAKTAELFAAASEAGAVSAGVDAAKAQALKAYGLNLGLAFQLVDDALDYGGTTEALGKNAGDDFREGKATLPLLLAIARSGPREAEFWERAIGRREQTEADFRRARELIVGTGALDATLDLAADYADKAKAALAIFPANDWRGALEDLADFAVSRRT
- a CDS encoding YccF domain-containing protein; protein product: MIRFILNVLWFICGGLVTGLGWLLAGVLLAITIVGLPYAGAAFRIAGFAFWPFGKEIVHREILGRSDIGTGPLGTVLNVIWFILAGWWLALGHVIVAVAEAISIIGIPFAIKDLQLAYIALAPIGRDVVRR